CGGAACCCGGATCCAGGGACATTTCAACGTTCCGTTCGCGCCCGCCGAAGTCTGGCGCTTCATGGCCGACCTGCCCGCCGTCGCCTCGTGCCTGCCGGGCGCCGAGCTGACCGAGCACGTCGGCGACCGGGTGAAGGGCCGCGTCGCGATCAAATTCGGGCCCATGTCCGCCAGCTTCAACGGCGCGGCGCGGCTCGAGCGCGACGACGCTTCCCGCTCGGCGGTGCTCAAGGGCGCCGGGCAGGACACGCTGAGCCAGTCGCGCGCCACCGGTGACGTGGCTTACAAGCTCGCCGAGGTGTCGTCGACGTCGACGCGCGTCGACGTCGACCTGCTGTACTCCTTGCAGGGCCCGCTCGCGCAGTTCTCGCGCTCGGGCCTGGTCAAGGATTTCGTCGGACGCCTGATCCAGGAGTTCGGCAAGAACGTGGCGCTGCGCATGGACCCCGCGCGCTCGCCCGACGCGCCGCTGCCGCCGGCACGGCTCAACGCCTTCAGCCTCGGCTGGAGCGTCTTGTGGTCGCGCATCCGGCGCATGTTCGGCGCCGGCGACTGACGAAGAGGCCGTCACCACTCCCTCATCCACCTCGACGCGCGCTTCGGCGCGTGCCGCGGGCGTCGTTTTGCCAATCGTTTCTGGAGATCCACTGTCATGAACGCATCGATTCCGAGAATTCTGGGCCGGCTGCTTGCCGGCTGCATCGGCCTGGGCCTGGCGGCGAGCGTCGCCGCACAGGGGGCGGAGAAACTGAAGGTCCGCCTCGACTGGACGCCCTGGGGCGTGCACGCGGCGATGCATCTCGCGCAGCAGAAGGGCTGGTTCGCCGCCTCCGGGCTCGACGTCCAGCTGGAAGACGGCAACGGCTCGGTGACGACGGTGCAGATCGTCGGCGCCGGCGACCAGTTCGACATCGGCCATGCGGCCCTGGCCTCGATGATGATCGCGCGCGACAAGGGCCTGCCGGTGAAGGGCGTGGCGGTGTTCGCGCGGCTGAGCGACGTCGGCCTGCTGGTGCCGCAGGGCGCGGACATCAAGGGGCCGAAGGACCTGAAGGGGAAGAAGGTAGCCTACACCGCGGGCTCGCTCGAGGCGCCGTTCATCGACGCCTTCCTGGCTGCCGGCGGGCTGAAGAAGAGCGACGTCGAGCTGATCAATGTCGACGCCGCCGGCAAGGCTGCCACCTACGCGGCCGGGCGCGCCGATGCCGCGTTCTCCACCATCCCCTTCTTCCTGCCGGTGGTGTCCCAGACCCGCCCGTCCGAAGCGATCCGCTTTGCCGACTACAACCTGAACATGCCCAGCTTCGGCCTGTTCACCTCCGAAGCCAAGATCGCATCGAAGCGCGAGGCGATCGCGAAGTTCGCCAGCGTCACCGCCGCCGCCTGGCAGTACGTCTACAGCGGCCACGAGGACGAGGCGGTCGACGCCATCGTCGCGCAGCGCCCGCAGGCCAAGCTCGACAGGAAGGTGCTGCGCGGACAGATCGATGCACTGCGCGGCTTCTTCCAGCTGCCGGCGCCCGCCGGCCAGCCGCTCGGCGCGCCGGTGGCGGCCGACTGGGGCGTCGCCGTGAAGACGCTCGGCGACGCCGGCCTCCTCAAGTCGATCAAGGACGGCAACGACTTCTTCGTCCCCGGTTTGGTCCGGCCCGTCACGCTCTCCGCTGCGGCACCCAAATGAGCGCCGCCACGATCCATGCAGCCGGCGTGCGCAAGGTCTACGAAGGCGCGCGCGCGCTCACCGCGCTCGACGGCATCTCGCTCGACGTGCGGCCCGGCGAGTTCGTCAGCATCCTGGGCCCGAGCGGCTGCGGCAAGAGCACCTTCCTGCGGTGCGTGGCCGGCCTGGAAGCCATCAGCGGCGGCGAGCTGCGGGTCGACGACCGGCCCGTCGCGGGGCCGCCCGACCACGTCGGCATGGTGTTCCAGCGCGATGCGCTGCTCGAATGGCGCACCATCGAACGCAACATCCTGCTGCCGATCGAGTTCGCCGGAAAGCCGACCGATGCCTATCGCGCGTCGATGGCGCAGCTGCTCAAGCTGACCGGCCTTTCCGAGTTCGGCGACCGCTATCCGCGCGAGCTCTCCGGCGGCATGCGGCAGCGCGCTGCCATCTGCCGCGCGCTCATCGACCAGCCCAGCCTGCTGCTGATGGACGAGCCCTTCGGCGCGCTCGATGCGCTCACGCGCGACCAGATGAACGTCGAGCTGCAGCGCATCTGGCTGGAAACGCGCAACACGGTGATGTTCGTCACCCATGGCATCGCCGAGGCGGTGTTCCTGGCCGATCGAGTCATCGTGTTCTCGCCGCGGCCGGGGCGCATCGCCGACGTCATCGAGGTCGACCTGCCGCGGCCGCGTCGGCTCGCGGTGCGCGAGACCGCGCAGTTCGGCGCCTGCACGGGCCGCATTCGCGACCTGTTCCACGAGATGGGACTCATCAACGAAGAGCCCGGCGCGGTCAAGGAAGAGGTGGAGGCATGAATACCTGGATGGCGAAAGGCCGCCAGTGGCTGGTCGGCGCGGTGACGATGCTGGTCTTCCTGCTCGCGTGGGAAGCGCTGGTGCGGCTGCTGCATGTGCGCCCGATCACCTTGCCGCCGCCAAGCGCGGTGCTCATCGAACTGGCGAGCGAATGGAGCTGGTATCTCGATCACACCGCGTACACGCTCCTGACCACGCTCGGCGGCTTCGCGCTGTCGGTGCTGGTCGGGGTGGCGTTGGCGATGATGCTGGTCGGCTCGCGCTGGTTCGAGCATTCGATCTATCCGCTGATCGTGGCCTTGAACAGCGTGCCCAAGGTCGCGGTGGCGCCGCTCTTCGTCATCTGGCTCGGCACCGGCTCGGAGCCGAAGATCGCGATCGCATTCCTCATCGCCGTGTTCGCCGTCATCGTCGATGCGGTGCACGGATTGCGCTCGGTGCCTCAGGACGTGCTCGACCTTGGCCGCGTGTTGAAGGGCTCGACGCTCGACTTCTTCCTCAAGGTGCGGCTGCCCTGTGCGCTGCCCTCGATCCTGACGGGCATGAAGGTCGCGATCTCGCTCGCGCTGGTTGGCGCCATCGTCGGAGAGTTCGTGGCTTCGCAGCGAGGGTTGGGCTACGTCATCCTGAGCGCGCAGGGCACCTTCGACACCACGCGGGTCTTCGCGGCAGTGTTCATGCTCGCGCTGCTGGGCATCCTGCTCTACGGCGCGCTGGCGTGGACCGAGCGACGGGCGACCCCGTGGCGGCGCCCCGGCTGAGGGCCTCGATCTTTTTCCAAGGCGGGTCGCTTCGGCAAGACCCGTGAAATCGCCAGAACGGTCGCCTTCCTGCTGTCGGACGGTGCCGGGTACATCACGGGGCAGAACGTTCGGGTGGACGGCGGGCTCGTCCGGGCGCTGTAGGGCAGCGGCAACGGGCTGCTCGATGGGCGCGGTGCCGTGCAGCCTCACCTTGTCGAGGCAGTGCGATAGCCTGTCGTCATGGATTCATTGATTGCCGCCGCTGCACGCACTCTCGCCGCCGGCGACGCGCTTGGCGCCCTCAAGCGCGTCGCCCTGCGCGACGACCCGCCGGCGCTGGCTTTGCGGGGCATTGCCATGGCTCAGCTCGGGGAGCACGTGCGCGCCCGCGAACTCCTGCGCAGCGCCGCGCGCGGCTTCGGCAGCCATGAGGAGCTTGCGCGCGCGCGCTGCATCGTTGCCGAGGCCGAGGTGGCGCTCGCCATGCGCGACCTCGGCGGGTCGTCGCGATCGCTGGCGGCGGCATCGGCCACGCTGGAGGCGTGCGGCGATCATGCCAATGCTCTGCAGGCGCGGCTGATCGCGGCGCGCCGGTTGCTGTTGCTCGGCCGGCTCGAAGAGGCCGCGGTCGCGCTGGCATGGCTCGATGCGCGTGGGCAACCGCCGTCACTGGAGGCGGTGGCCGAGTTGACCGCGGCCGAGCTGGCACTGCGCTCGCTGCGCACCGATGCGGCCCGTGCGGCGCTCGCCCGTGCGCGCGAGGCCGCCCATCGCGCCC
Above is a window of Variovorax sp. RA8 DNA encoding:
- a CDS encoding ABC transporter substrate-binding protein encodes the protein MNASIPRILGRLLAGCIGLGLAASVAAQGAEKLKVRLDWTPWGVHAAMHLAQQKGWFAASGLDVQLEDGNGSVTTVQIVGAGDQFDIGHAALASMMIARDKGLPVKGVAVFARLSDVGLLVPQGADIKGPKDLKGKKVAYTAGSLEAPFIDAFLAAGGLKKSDVELINVDAAGKAATYAAGRADAAFSTIPFFLPVVSQTRPSEAIRFADYNLNMPSFGLFTSEAKIASKREAIAKFASVTAAAWQYVYSGHEDEAVDAIVAQRPQAKLDRKVLRGQIDALRGFFQLPAPAGQPLGAPVAADWGVAVKTLGDAGLLKSIKDGNDFFVPGLVRPVTLSAAAPK
- a CDS encoding ABC transporter ATP-binding protein, with the protein product MSAATIHAAGVRKVYEGARALTALDGISLDVRPGEFVSILGPSGCGKSTFLRCVAGLEAISGGELRVDDRPVAGPPDHVGMVFQRDALLEWRTIERNILLPIEFAGKPTDAYRASMAQLLKLTGLSEFGDRYPRELSGGMRQRAAICRALIDQPSLLLMDEPFGALDALTRDQMNVELQRIWLETRNTVMFVTHGIAEAVFLADRVIVFSPRPGRIADVIEVDLPRPRRLAVRETAQFGACTGRIRDLFHEMGLINEEPGAVKEEVEA
- a CDS encoding ABC transporter permease, producing the protein MNTWMAKGRQWLVGAVTMLVFLLAWEALVRLLHVRPITLPPPSAVLIELASEWSWYLDHTAYTLLTTLGGFALSVLVGVALAMMLVGSRWFEHSIYPLIVALNSVPKVAVAPLFVIWLGTGSEPKIAIAFLIAVFAVIVDAVHGLRSVPQDVLDLGRVLKGSTLDFFLKVRLPCALPSILTGMKVAISLALVGAIVGEFVASQRGLGYVILSAQGTFDTTRVFAAVFMLALLGILLYGALAWTERRATPWRRPG